A single window of Triplophysa dalaica isolate WHDGS20190420 chromosome 14, ASM1584641v1, whole genome shotgun sequence DNA harbors:
- the serpini1 gene encoding neuroserpin, translating into MLLLGLLPLMLLRGCGCQAADAPLDVTAEFSVRMYHQLQILGGEENIIFSPLSVELALGMVELGARGSSLEEIRQALGYSNLREDEEFSLMSNLTRALSVDTYVVRLVNSLFLQTGVRFNKDFLQLMKILFRAEVETVDFSESAAVSEHINSWVENHTESKIHNLVSADDFSSATKIMLVNAMYFRGSWKNQFRPENTRTFSFTKDDGSEVQTLMMYQQGEFYYGEFSDGTTEAGGVYQVLEMLYDGEDMSMMIVLPRQEVPLASLEPIIKAQLLEEWANNVKRQKVEVYLPRFKVEQKMDLKETLQQLGIKNIFTKDADLSAMTAETEDGQNLFIGKVVQKACLEVTEEGAEGAAGSGMIALTRTLVLYPQVMADHPFFFIIRNRKTGSILFMGRVMTPEVIEPFDDNFDM; encoded by the exons ATGCTGCTGCTCGGACTCTTACCACTCATGTTGCTAAGGGGTTGCGGTTGCCAGGCGGCAGACGCTCCCCTGGACGTAACAGCGGAGTTCTCGGTCAGAATGTACCACCAGCTTCAGATCCTGGGGGGTGAGGAGAACATCATCTTCTCTCCTCTGAGCGTGGAGTTGGCTCTGGGCATGGTGGAACTGGGTGCCCGCGGATCCTCTTTAGAGGAGATCAGACAGGCGCTGGGCTACAGCAATTTAAGAGAAG ATGAGGAGTTCTCGCTGATGAGCAACCTCACCCGAGCGCTGTCTGTAGACACGTATGTGGTACGGCTGGTAAATTCGCTCTTCCTGCAGACGGGGGTCCGCTTCAACAAAGACTTTCTGCAACTCATGAAGATCTTATTCAGAGCTGAGGTGGAGACGGTGGACTTCAGCGAATCAGCAGCTGTGTCTGAACACATTAACTCATGGGTCGAAAACCACACAGAGA GCAAGATCCACAACCTGGTGTCGGCTGATGACTTCAGCAGCGCTACAAAGATCATGTTGGTGAACGCCATGTACTTCAGAGGCAGCTGGAAGAACCAGTTCAGACCAGAAAACACCAGAACCTTCTCCTTCACCAAAGATGATGGCAGTGAGGTCCAGACCCTGATGATGTACCAACAGGGAGAGTTTTACTACG GAGAGTTTAGCGATGGCACCACAGAGGCAGGAGGGGTGTATCAGGTTTTGGAGATGCTCTATGACGGTGAAGACATGAGCATGATGATTGTCCTGCCCCGTCAAGAGGTTCCTCTGGCCAGCCTGGAGCCCATCATCAAAGCTCAGTTGCTGGAGGAGTGGGCCAACAATGTCAAGAGACAGAAGGTGGAGGTCTACCTGCCCAG ATTTAAGGTGGAACAGAAGATGGATCTGAAGGAAACTTTGCAGCAGCTGGGCATCAAGAACATCTTCACCAAAGACGCAGATCTGTCAGCCATGACAGCTGAGACAGAAG ATGGACAGAATCTATTTATTGGGAAGGTGGTACAGAAAGCTTGCCTGGAAGTGACAGAGGAGGGGGCAGAGGGGGCTGCGGGATCAG GTATGATTGCGTTGACAAGGACGCTGGTGTTGTACCCTCAGGTCATGGCCGATCATCccttcttcttcatcatcagaaacagaaaaacag GGTCAATCCTTTTCATGGGCCGCGTCATGACCCCTGAAGTCATCGAGCCCTTTGACGACAACTTTGATATGTAA